The Gloeocapsa sp. PCC 73106 genome segment GGCTCTCTTAGCATTATGGGGTAAATTGCATTTTAAATAACATTTTCTTGACTGTTCCGGTGTTCCCTATAATCGATAAGTTTTGCTTATCACCACAAGTACGGAAGAGCCGGTGATAAATTCCCAGAAAAAGGTAGAGATGAGTTCTTTGAAGAGGCGGTCGTGATCTATCATTGGGAAGTCAATTCTAGGCGCGCACGGATTCCCATTATACTAATAGTATAACCGATAAAGCGCGATCTTGTCAAGGCATCACTCTTTAAGTGTTACTATGTATTTGCCACAAATCTTAAGCATTTTTCAGTAAATACTGATTGTATAGCAATAGAAGCTAAAATGAGCAAAGATAACCTCAAGGTGCAAGAAAAACCGTCCATTTTAAAGTCGTAAGTCAGCATGGTTCAAGTCGTATTAATTCAACCCCAGATTCCTCCCAATACCGGCAATGTAGCGCGAACTTGTGCCGCTACGGAGACAGAATTACACTTAGTTGGACCTCTGGGTTTTGAAATCAGCGATCGCTATCTTAAAAGAGCGGGATTAGATTATTGGCCCTACGTCAATCTACAATATCATCCTCAGTACCCTGATTTTAGAGCTATGCAGGAACAAAGAGGTGGCCGACTTTTAGGTTTTACAGTGTCAGGTAACCACAATTACTTAGACTGGAAGTTCCAAGCGGGGGATTGGCTATTATTTGGGAGTGAAACATCTGGTTTACCCCCGAGTACTCTGGAGTTGTGCCATGCTCGACTCTATATTCCCATGACTCAGCCGAAGGTACGCAGTTTAAATCTATCAGTAAGCGTGGCGATCGCTTTATTTGAAGCTCGACGTCAATTAACTCACTCGGATTCATAAGCTACAATATACAAAAATAATTAGAGTTAGAAAACCATGAAAATAGCCAGTAATTTACCGGAAGATATCTTCCAGAAGCCATATTTTTGGATATTATTAATAGCTAGCGCCCTATTTGCTATCTATTTTACTTTACTTTGGAGAGCTGATGATGTGGCACATATGGGGATGAGTGCCTTATTTTTGTTAGCTGCAGGTTCTTTAATTTGGGAAAGAAAGGAGACTTTAATTTTTAAAACAACACCACTGGCTATAGCTACTGCTGTGGTTATCATCGGGTTAACTCTATATGGTCTTAGTCTTAACCTAGATTTGATGAGTACATATGCTATAGACTTTCATGTTGTCTTAAGAGCTGCTCCTTTTTTATTTGCTTTGAGTTTAGCTTTAATTGCAGGAGGATTTACGGGTCTTAGATCATACTGGCGTGAGCTCATCATTATTTTTGCTCTTGGTGTACCCAGTATATTTTTAACTCCTATTAATCTTTCTCCCCTTACTGCTAAGTTTGCTAGTGTATTTTTGTGGGCTATGGGTTTTAACCTCGGTGTTGATGGTATCCGTCTCTATTTGCCCAACTCGATTGTGATCGTTGCTAGAAATTGTTCGGGGATGGAATCTATTACCTATGTTCTAGGAATATCGGTTCTTTATTTAATCATGTTTCCTCTCAAAAAAATTCACAATTTTATAGTCCCAATTATCGCTGTGCTTATTGGTTTTAGCATTAATTTAGTGAGGGTATTAGCGATGGCTGTGTTAATTGATCTAGGCAAAAAAGAAGCATTTCACTACTGGCACGAGGGTGAAGGTTCGTTGATCGTAGGTTTAGTTGCTGTATTAGTTTTTTCTATCTTTTATTTTACTTTGGTAAAAATTGTGGTTGGTGAAGAAGTTGAAGAACAGCTAGAGTAAGTTCAGGAATTATTAATGACTACAACAGATTTCAAGGATTATTACGAAATTTTGAGTGTGAGTAAGAACGCTACCCCGGCAGAAATAAAGAAAGCTTATCGAAAGCTAGCGCGAAAATATCATCCCGATCTTAATCCCGATGATCGACAAGCGGAGGAACGCTTTAAGGAACTCAACGAAGCCAATGAAGTTCTTTCTGACCCAGAAAAACGCCAAAAATATGACCAGTTTGGTCAATACTGGAAGCAAACCACCTCGGGCGCACCTCCAGAAAAGGGTACGGCTGTTGAAGATATGGATTTTGGACAATACGGCAGCTTTGAGGACTTTCTCGATGAACTCTTGGGAGGAATGGGGCGGGGGGGTACTCGGCGACGAGTCTATAATTATCGCACTACAACTAAACCGGAAGATTTTCAAGGGGATGATCCTTTTAGTCGCTTCACTGAGATACCTGTCCAGGATACCGAAGCAGCGATCGCTCTTACTTTTGCCGAAGCGTTCCACGGCACTGAAAAACGACTACAAATTGGGGATGATCCGGTTACGGTGCGCATTCCATCTGGAGCTAAATCCGGCAGTCGCATTCGGGTTAAGGGTAAGGGACAAATTAGCCCTTTCAGTCAACAAAGGGGAGATTTATACTTAACGATTGAACTGCTTCCTCATCATTTCTACAGATTTGATGGAGACAATCTTACCTGTGAAATTCCCCTATGCCCAGAGGAAGCTGCACTGGGTGCTAAAATTGAAGTGCCAACACCCGATGGTAAAGTGACCCTGACTATTCCGCCAGAGATAGATTCCGGACAAACTCTGAGATTACGAGGTAAGGGATGGCGTGATCCTAAAGGTAATCGCACTGATTTGTTGGTGCAGCTCAAAATTGTTACACCTAAACATTTGAGTTCTACAGAAAAAGAATGTTATGAAAAATTACTGCAAGTCAACAATTTTAATCCCCGTCAAGCGATCACGGAGGTGCATTTATGAATATTAGCTCAAGCTTATCTCGGATTGTCTGGTCCAATACGGGCGATCGCCTCTACAATTTCGAGCAAGCTGCCTATTTCACTCAAACTTCTGTGGTGTTAATTGAGCGGTTTGTCCTGTTGGGCATTATCGAACCCACGGATGAGATGTTATGTCGTCAGGATCTCGTGCGTGTCGTACGCATTCAACGCTTACGCAGGGATTTAGGACTAAACCTAATCGGAGCGGCAATAGCTCTAGATATGGCAACGGAAATTACTCAACTTAAAGCCCAATTACTTGCTTATCGAACGGGAAACATCTAAATCAAAAAAAAGGAGGAGCAGGCGGATTCCGCCCACTCTTGCTTAGTGTTCTTACTCCTTGGCAGATACGATGGTGAGGACGATTTTATCTGGTTCATCCATCACTGTTACTCCCTCGGATATATTGAGTTCGTGCACGTGAATTACGGCACCGATGTCTAGATCTGTCATATCCACATCGATTGATTCGGGAATCTTGTCAGCTAGACATTGTACTTTCAATTCTGTGACCAATTGCTCTAGTACTCCTCCCTGTTTGACGCCGAATGCTTCCCCGATTAAGCGAATGGGTACGGTAATATCGAGACGACCCTGAGTAGCTACAGAGAAGAAACTCACATGATAGATATTTCTTTTCCAGGGATGGCTCTGAACTTCTCTAATCAACACTGGACCGTTCCAGGGCATATCTGTAACATCTAACTCAACTATCGTGTTATTTACAGAGGCTTTTTTGAGTAGATTAGTGACTTTATCTGAGCTGATTACTAGAGGAACGGATTCTGTCCCATTATGTCCATAGAGGACACTGGGAATAAGTCCCTGACGACGCAAGGCCCCAGGCTTACTACCTTCGGGTCTTTTTTGAGATTGAACGCTGATATTCATCAAAAATTTGGG includes the following:
- the crtA gene encoding cyanoexosortase A encodes the protein MKIASNLPEDIFQKPYFWILLIASALFAIYFTLLWRADDVAHMGMSALFLLAAGSLIWERKETLIFKTTPLAIATAVVIIGLTLYGLSLNLDLMSTYAIDFHVVLRAAPFLFALSLALIAGGFTGLRSYWRELIIIFALGVPSIFLTPINLSPLTAKFASVFLWAMGFNLGVDGIRLYLPNSIVIVARNCSGMESITYVLGISVLYLIMFPLKKIHNFIVPIIAVLIGFSINLVRVLAMAVLIDLGKKEAFHYWHEGEGSLIVGLVAVLVFSIFYFTLVKIVVGEEVEEQLE
- a CDS encoding chaperone modulator CbpM translates to MNISSSLSRIVWSNTGDRLYNFEQAAYFTQTSVVLIERFVLLGIIEPTDEMLCRQDLVRVVRIQRLRRDLGLNLIGAAIALDMATEITQLKAQLLAYRTGNI
- a CDS encoding DnaJ C-terminal domain-containing protein, which translates into the protein MTTTDFKDYYEILSVSKNATPAEIKKAYRKLARKYHPDLNPDDRQAEERFKELNEANEVLSDPEKRQKYDQFGQYWKQTTSGAPPEKGTAVEDMDFGQYGSFEDFLDELLGGMGRGGTRRRVYNYRTTTKPEDFQGDDPFSRFTEIPVQDTEAAIALTFAEAFHGTEKRLQIGDDPVTVRIPSGAKSGSRIRVKGKGQISPFSQQRGDLYLTIELLPHHFYRFDGDNLTCEIPLCPEEAALGAKIEVPTPDGKVTLTIPPEIDSGQTLRLRGKGWRDPKGNRTDLLVQLKIVTPKHLSSTEKECYEKLLQVNNFNPRQAITEVHL
- a CDS encoding 50S ribosomal protein L25/general stress protein Ctc yields the protein MNISVQSQKRPEGSKPGALRRQGLIPSVLYGHNGTESVPLVISSDKVTNLLKKASVNNTIVELDVTDMPWNGPVLIREVQSHPWKRNIYHVSFFSVATQGRLDITVPIRLIGEAFGVKQGGVLEQLVTELKVQCLADKIPESIDVDMTDLDIGAVIHVHELNISEGVTVMDEPDKIVLTIVSAKE
- a CDS encoding tRNA (cytidine(34)-2'-O)-methyltransferase, with the protein product MVQVVLIQPQIPPNTGNVARTCAATETELHLVGPLGFEISDRYLKRAGLDYWPYVNLQYHPQYPDFRAMQEQRGGRLLGFTVSGNHNYLDWKFQAGDWLLFGSETSGLPPSTLELCHARLYIPMTQPKVRSLNLSVSVAIALFEARRQLTHSDS